A stretch of Saccharothrix texasensis DNA encodes these proteins:
- a CDS encoding pectate lyase family protein, with the protein MSRKISRALLAATALAATAVMAPAADAASFNLEGWGTQCGGTTGGSGGGTVTVSDATSFINAAKSTTTQTIKVSGTITLSSMTKIASNKTVIGVGSGATIAGHGLNVASASNVIIRNLNFRDWADDAINVQYSTRVWIDHNSLRNGYDGAIDIKRASDCVTVSWNKVSSHDKTMLLGHSDDNGGEDRGKLRVSYHHNWFDGTNQRHPRVRFGNPVHVYNNYYGGVTSYGVASTQEAGVLVECNYFENTRDPFHRGEGDSDPANLVARNNHMVNSGSGDQGGSVKSIPYSYALDSCSGVKSVVQSGAGVGKVG; encoded by the coding sequence ATGTCCCGCAAGATCTCCCGTGCGCTGCTCGCGGCCACGGCACTGGCCGCTACCGCGGTCATGGCGCCCGCGGCCGACGCCGCGTCGTTCAACCTCGAGGGCTGGGGTACGCAGTGCGGTGGCACCACCGGTGGTTCCGGTGGTGGCACGGTGACGGTGAGCGACGCCACGTCGTTCATCAACGCGGCCAAGTCCACGACCACGCAAACCATCAAGGTCTCGGGCACCATCACGTTGTCCAGCATGACCAAGATCGCGTCGAACAAGACGGTCATCGGGGTCGGCTCCGGCGCCACCATCGCCGGGCACGGCCTGAACGTCGCCAGCGCGTCCAACGTCATCATCCGGAACCTGAACTTCAGGGACTGGGCCGACGACGCGATCAACGTCCAGTACTCGACCAGGGTCTGGATCGACCACAACAGCCTGCGCAACGGCTATGACGGCGCGATCGACATCAAGCGCGCTTCCGACTGCGTGACCGTGTCGTGGAACAAGGTCAGCTCCCACGACAAGACGATGCTGCTGGGTCACAGCGACGACAACGGCGGCGAGGACCGCGGCAAGCTGCGCGTCAGCTACCACCACAACTGGTTCGACGGCACCAACCAGCGCCACCCCCGGGTCCGCTTCGGCAACCCCGTGCACGTCTACAACAACTACTACGGCGGCGTGACGTCGTACGGTGTCGCTTCCACGCAGGAAGCGGGCGTGCTCGTGGAGTGCAACTACTTCGAGAACACGCGCGACCCGTTCCACCGCGGCGAGGGCGACTCCGACCCCGCCAACCTGGTGGCGCGCAACAACCACATGGTCAACTCGGGATCGGGTGACCAGGGTGGCAGCGTCAAGTCGATCCCGTACTCCTACGCGCTCGACTCGTGCTCCGGCGTGAAGTCGGTCGTGCAGAGCGGTGCGGGCGTGGGCAAGGTCGGCTGA
- a CDS encoding carbohydrate ABC transporter permease produces MRTRTWAPYALIAPTLVLMAIFLVYPIGSVVYYSLQRYNVTQPWKNGFAGLDNFKQMLFDDPLFWQSLAFSAKWVFVEVGLQLLLGLVLALIVNETFIGRGMARALVFSPWAVSGVLTTGIWILLLNPSTGIFQELSNLGIGSPGTSVLGNPDTVFDALVVTELWRGVPFFAILLLADLQSIPKDLYEAASVDGASRWRRFTSVTLPHLKDAIILSTLLRAVWEFNNVDLIYTLTGGGPANQTTTLPLYVARQAVDSHNFGYGSALTVAGFLILLFFSIAYLRVSKFGSRA; encoded by the coding sequence ATGAGAACACGCACGTGGGCGCCCTACGCCCTGATCGCACCGACGCTGGTGCTGATGGCGATCTTCCTGGTCTACCCGATCGGGAGCGTCGTCTACTACAGCCTCCAGCGGTACAACGTCACGCAGCCGTGGAAGAACGGCTTCGCGGGGCTGGACAACTTCAAGCAGATGCTGTTCGACGACCCGCTGTTCTGGCAGAGCCTGGCGTTCAGCGCCAAGTGGGTGTTCGTCGAAGTCGGGCTGCAACTGCTGCTGGGCCTCGTGCTGGCCCTGATCGTCAACGAGACGTTCATCGGCCGGGGCATGGCACGGGCACTGGTGTTCTCACCGTGGGCGGTGTCCGGCGTGCTCACCACGGGCATCTGGATCCTGCTGCTCAACCCGTCCACCGGCATCTTCCAGGAGCTGTCGAACCTCGGCATCGGCTCGCCCGGCACCTCGGTGCTCGGCAACCCCGACACCGTGTTCGACGCCCTGGTGGTGACCGAGCTGTGGCGCGGCGTGCCGTTCTTCGCGATCCTGCTGCTCGCCGACCTCCAGAGCATCCCCAAGGACCTCTACGAGGCGGCGTCCGTCGACGGCGCGAGCCGGTGGCGGCGCTTCACCAGCGTCACCCTGCCGCACCTCAAGGACGCGATCATCCTGTCGACGCTGCTGCGCGCGGTGTGGGAGTTCAACAACGTCGACCTCATCTACACCCTCACCGGCGGCGGTCCCGCGAACCAGACCACCACGCTGCCGCTGTACGTCGCCAGGCAGGCCGTCGACTCGCACAACTTCGGGTACGGCTCGGCGCTCACCGTCGCCGGGTTCCTCATCCTGTTGTTCTTCTCCATCGCGTACCTGCGGGTGTCGAAGTTCGGGAGCCGAGCATGA
- a CDS encoding enolase C-terminal domain-like protein, whose translation MIERVEVSVFTTTAWTAVDPHGHRHPSAEHEIREALLEITDSDGVVGRVQVHPDQLRPAVLDSIVKPVLLGADPWDREGLWRKMARKQRGSHGRFTDRALGYVDTALWDLVGKKVGQPVWKLLGGARSRVPAYASTMCGDEVPGGLSTPGDYAAFAKQLVERGYRAIKLHTWMPPVPGAPSVRADIAACEAVRDAVGPDVELMLDANHWYSRTEALELGRALERLGFYWFEEPMEEASISSYRWLAEQLSIPVIGPEVAWGKHLTRAEWITSGACDILRAGPTDVGGISPTVKALHLAEAFNVDCEIHGDGSASLAVLGGTDNGRWYERGLLHPLHDFDRVPPHRLAMADPLDADGHVTLTSSPGLGDEFDVEHIRQHTVERW comes from the coding sequence ATGATCGAGCGCGTCGAGGTGTCGGTGTTCACGACCACCGCGTGGACCGCGGTGGACCCGCACGGGCACCGGCACCCGAGCGCCGAGCACGAGATCCGCGAGGCGCTGCTCGAGATCACCGACTCCGACGGCGTCGTCGGACGCGTCCAGGTGCACCCCGACCAGCTGCGGCCCGCCGTGCTCGACTCGATCGTGAAACCCGTGCTCCTCGGCGCGGACCCGTGGGACCGGGAAGGGCTGTGGCGCAAGATGGCGCGCAAGCAGCGCGGCTCCCACGGCCGGTTCACCGACCGGGCACTCGGCTACGTCGACACCGCGTTGTGGGACCTGGTGGGCAAGAAGGTCGGGCAGCCGGTGTGGAAGCTGCTCGGCGGCGCCCGGTCCCGCGTCCCGGCCTACGCCAGCACCATGTGCGGCGACGAGGTCCCCGGCGGGCTGAGCACGCCCGGCGACTACGCGGCGTTCGCGAAGCAGCTGGTCGAGCGCGGCTACCGGGCGATCAAGCTGCACACGTGGATGCCGCCGGTGCCCGGCGCGCCCAGCGTGCGCGCCGACATCGCGGCCTGCGAAGCGGTGCGCGACGCCGTCGGGCCCGACGTCGAGCTGATGCTCGACGCCAACCACTGGTACTCGCGCACCGAGGCGCTGGAACTGGGCCGGGCCCTGGAGCGGCTGGGCTTCTACTGGTTCGAGGAGCCGATGGAAGAAGCGTCCATCAGCTCCTACCGGTGGCTGGCCGAGCAGCTGTCCATCCCGGTGATCGGCCCGGAGGTCGCGTGGGGCAAGCACCTGACCCGAGCCGAGTGGATCACCTCCGGCGCCTGCGACATCCTCCGCGCCGGCCCGACCGACGTCGGCGGCATCTCGCCGACGGTGAAAGCCCTGCACCTGGCCGAGGCGTTCAACGTCGACTGCGAGATCCACGGCGACGGCTCGGCGAGCCTGGCCGTGCTCGGCGGCACCGACAACGGCCGCTGGTACGAACGCGGCCTGCTGCACCCGCTGCACGACTTCGACCGCGTGCCGCCGCACCGGCTCGCGATGGCCGACCCGCTCGACGCGGACGGGCACGTCACCCTGACCTCCTCTCCCGGTCTCGGTGACGAGTTCGACGTCGAGCACATCCGCCAGCACACCGTGGAGAGGTGGTGA
- a CDS encoding carbohydrate ABC transporter permease produces MTETLGKTGTLVREVAGTTHAPPPPGRRRRRAVAEEPGKPWMIRVPLFLYLLFTLIPFYWMLVFAVRPSGSTQLVPWPISFEHFDTVWNDIGFGIFFYNSVVMGLGVLVFVTILSVMGGYALARFKFRGQRVFLLAMLCSQFIPGAMMLIPLFVIFKGIGLLNSITGLVIAEVAFQLPLSLILMSGFIRNISVELEEAAMVDGCSRLRAFFAVVLPQLKPALVAVGSFAFIGAWNQFLFALMFATRQDKFTLPVGLSYTLGEFNTDFGALAAGGVVAAVPVVLVFAVVQRFLVQGLSAGAVKG; encoded by the coding sequence ATGACCGAGACCCTGGGCAAGACCGGCACCCTGGTGCGGGAGGTCGCCGGCACCACGCACGCGCCCCCACCCCCCGGGCGACGCCGCCGCCGGGCCGTGGCCGAGGAACCGGGCAAGCCGTGGATGATCCGCGTGCCGCTGTTCCTGTACCTGCTGTTCACGCTCATCCCGTTCTACTGGATGCTCGTGTTCGCGGTCCGGCCGTCCGGCTCCACGCAGCTCGTGCCCTGGCCGATCTCGTTCGAGCACTTCGACACCGTGTGGAACGACATCGGGTTCGGCATCTTCTTCTACAACAGCGTGGTCATGGGCCTCGGCGTGCTCGTGTTCGTGACCATCCTGTCGGTGATGGGCGGCTACGCCCTCGCGCGGTTCAAGTTCCGCGGCCAGCGGGTGTTCCTGCTGGCGATGCTGTGCAGCCAGTTCATCCCCGGCGCCATGATGCTCATCCCGCTGTTCGTGATCTTCAAGGGCATCGGGCTGCTCAACAGCATCACCGGCCTGGTCATCGCGGAGGTGGCCTTCCAGCTGCCGCTGTCGCTGATCCTGATGAGCGGGTTCATCCGCAACATCTCCGTGGAGCTCGAAGAAGCCGCCATGGTCGACGGCTGCTCGCGCCTGCGCGCCTTCTTCGCCGTCGTCCTCCCACAGCTCAAGCCCGCCCTGGTGGCAGTCGGGTCGTTCGCGTTCATCGGCGCCTGGAACCAGTTCCTGTTCGCGCTGATGTTCGCGACGCGGCAGGACAAGTTCACCCTGCCGGTCGGCCTGAGCTACACGCTGGGTGAGTTCAACACCGATTTCGGAGCACTCGCCGCCGGCGGCGTGGTCGCGGCCGTGCCGGTAGTCCTCGTTTTCGCCGTCGTGCAGCGGTTCCTGGTGCAGGGGCTCAGCGCCGGGGCTGTCAAGGGATAG
- a CDS encoding ABC transporter substrate-binding protein: MRKLLVAVAAAALALSACSSEGGGGTDGNVTITFWDNNGGPAREPIYKELISRFESANPNIKVEYVGIPSASVQQKYDTAIAGGETPDVGGVTTSYLAHLVGQEALAPLDDRINSGPLKDKLLPSLVETVRQTAPDGKLYIVPSSANMDIIWYRTDWFKDAGLEAPKTWDEFITTAEKLTDTGANKYGYTIRGGAGSVFQLITEAYAYSGVDNFFKDGKSTLNDPANAELVDKVADLYKKATPEADVNNSFTQMIAQFTGGSVAMMHHNLGSYSDVTKALGDKVAAMPLPVGPSGKRTVVPNPTDGFAVFKNSENQDAAWKFAEFLTSAESNSYWNEKVGQIPANTDVRSAAWIDTAAHVKMALGVLEDPATILVPAPVYLPQYSSITKTESEPQYQKVLLGELTGQQFLDDMAKKLTEAEKEWEERK; the protein is encoded by the coding sequence ATGAGAAAACTGCTGGTCGCCGTGGCCGCCGCCGCCCTGGCGCTGTCCGCCTGCTCGTCCGAGGGAGGTGGGGGGACCGACGGCAACGTCACCATCACGTTCTGGGACAACAACGGCGGGCCCGCCCGCGAGCCGATCTACAAGGAGCTGATCTCGCGCTTCGAGTCGGCCAACCCGAACATCAAGGTCGAGTACGTCGGCATCCCCAGCGCGTCGGTGCAGCAGAAGTACGACACCGCCATCGCCGGCGGCGAGACGCCCGACGTCGGCGGCGTCACCACCTCGTACCTCGCGCACCTGGTCGGCCAGGAAGCGCTGGCCCCCCTCGACGACCGCATCAACAGCGGCCCGCTGAAGGACAAGCTGCTCCCGTCCCTCGTCGAGACCGTCCGCCAGACCGCGCCCGACGGCAAGCTCTACATCGTGCCGTCCTCGGCCAACATGGACATCATCTGGTACCGCACCGACTGGTTCAAGGACGCGGGCCTGGAAGCCCCGAAGACCTGGGACGAGTTCATCACCACCGCCGAGAAGCTCACCGACACGGGCGCCAACAAGTACGGCTACACCATCCGCGGCGGCGCCGGCTCCGTGTTCCAGCTGATCACCGAGGCCTACGCCTACTCCGGCGTGGACAACTTCTTCAAGGACGGCAAGAGCACCCTCAACGACCCGGCCAACGCCGAGCTCGTCGACAAGGTCGCCGACCTCTACAAGAAGGCCACCCCCGAGGCCGACGTCAACAACAGCTTCACCCAGATGATCGCCCAGTTCACCGGCGGCTCGGTCGCGATGATGCACCACAACCTCGGCTCCTACAGCGACGTCACCAAGGCCCTCGGCGACAAGGTCGCCGCCATGCCGCTGCCGGTCGGCCCGAGCGGCAAGCGCACCGTCGTGCCCAACCCGACCGACGGCTTCGCGGTGTTCAAGAACAGCGAGAACCAGGACGCGGCCTGGAAGTTCGCCGAGTTCCTCACCTCCGCCGAGTCCAACAGCTACTGGAACGAGAAGGTCGGCCAGATCCCCGCGAACACCGACGTGCGCAGCGCCGCCTGGATCGACACCGCCGCCCACGTGAAGATGGCGCTCGGCGTCCTGGAAGACCCGGCCACCATCCTCGTGCCCGCGCCCGTCTACCTGCCCCAGTACTCGTCCATCACCAAGACCGAGAGCGAGCCCCAGTACCAGAAGGTGCTCCTCGGCGAGCTGACCGGCCAGCAGTTCCTGGACGACATGGCCAAGAAGCTCACCGAGGCGGAGAAGGAGTGGGAGGAGCGCAAATGA